Genomic window (Streptomyces sp. NBC_01142):
GGAAGTCGGGCGCGGGATCGCTGTGTTGAGCCAGGAGCCACAAGGCCGCGGCGGCAGGCTTCCCCACTTCCGAGATGCCCGGCCACCCCCGCGCGGCGACGAGTTGCTCCAGCCAGATCCGGTTGTCCAGGTCAATCTGCTTCCACCGCTCCATCGCCTCCGGCGTGCGGGCCGCCCGCGGCAGCAGCCGCACCTCCTGGTCCAGCTCCTGTCGCCGCAGTAGCTCAGCGGCCAGCTCCTCGTCCGGAGCGCCAGCGGCATGCGGCCGCACGGCCGCGTCGATGACCTTGAAGAGGTGAGCCCCGAGGACCCTCGTGTCCATCGGAGTGTCCAGGACCTCGAGCTCGTCACGATCCACCCAGCGCACCGGAAGCTCCGGCGTGCCCTGCGGCTCGTACGGCAGTGCCACGACGCCGACGAAGATGTGGTCCCGGTGCAGATGGCGAACGTCGGCACGGCCATCGGGGCCGGCGCCCATGTCCACCGTCCACCACGGACCGGCGACGCCGGGGTGCGGGTAGCCGCTGGGGAGCGGGGCCGGCAGGAGGCGCGGGCGGTATCCGGATTCCTCGACCGCTTCGCGTACCGCGGCGTCTTCCGGCGGCTCGTTGCGCTCTTCCCGGACGTGTCCGCCCGGAGCCAGGTACCCGCCGTGTCGAGGGTGCTCCACCATGCACATACGCCACAGGGCCCCGAAGCGCGCGAAGAAGTACGTGCTCGCAGTCGTGTGCCGAATCTGCTTCATGCCGATCCTCCGGTGCCAGTGCGTCACGGGCCGCACGAGGTCCTACCCGCGCCGCCTCTGTCCACAGCTTCGCGCCCGTACGGTCCGGTTCCTGATCAAGGAACGGAGGGCCACGTATGTCCGCAATAGCCTGGCTTCGACTGTCCGACGACCGGCTAGTTCGAGCCGATCGTGTGATCGCCGTCGACCTCTGGGGTCCGGTCGCCGACAACGCCGAGCACACCGGGCCGCTCACGAAGGCAGTCGAGGGGCAGCCGGCGCGGATCGTGGCTCAGCTCGCCGGCCCCGACACCTCCTGGGTGCATGTCGCGACCTGCACCCCCGTTCGCGGTGGCGAGTTGATAACCGGGCTGCTTGGCGCGCTCGCCGCGGCCGCCGCACGGCCCTCGGGCATCGCGATCGTCTACGGGCTCCGGCACGGAGGGGAGCTCTCGCGGTGGACCTTCGGGGCGACGATCCCGCTCACCGATCCCCGCGTCGTGCCATTCCATGAGGTCCGGGACCTCGCCCCCGGACGGTGGCTGGTGCGTCCGCTGC
Coding sequences:
- a CDS encoding DUF6624 domain-containing protein; this translates as MKQIRHTTASTYFFARFGALWRMCMVEHPRHGGYLAPGGHVREERNEPPEDAAVREAVEESGYRPRLLPAPLPSGYPHPGVAGPWWTVDMGAGPDGRADVRHLHRDHIFVGVVALPYEPQGTPELPVRWVDRDELEVLDTPMDTRVLGAHLFKVIDAAVRPHAAGAPDEELAAELLRRQELDQEVRLLPRAARTPEAMERWKQIDLDNRIWLEQLVAARGWPGISEVGKPAAAALWLLAQHSDPAPDFQRQCRDLLADAILAGEADPHHGALLEDRVRVAQGRPQVYGTQLLADEAGELSPAPIWDAERVEQRRLEVGLEPMQDYLRACRRTAAG